From a region of the Sporosarcina ureilytica genome:
- a CDS encoding protein-L-isoaspartate(D-aspartate) O-methyltransferase, which produces MTNQNEEIIAYFKKLDRSFFMDSLKEFAYMDEAIPIGHEQTISQPSLVLNMTQSLNLQPHSKVLELGTGSGFQTALLAAFSDSVYTIERIEPLYERAKERLKEAGFSNIHFKLDDGSTGWDEHAPYDRIMVTAAASEIPRELLDQLAPSGKMIIPVGTPLYQELLLIEKDEFGKIHQDALDNVRFVPLKGKYE; this is translated from the coding sequence ATGACCAATCAAAACGAAGAAATTATTGCCTATTTCAAAAAGTTAGACCGCAGCTTTTTTATGGATTCGCTTAAGGAATTTGCCTATATGGACGAAGCGATTCCCATTGGGCATGAACAAACGATTTCCCAGCCTTCACTTGTACTCAATATGACACAATCACTCAATTTACAACCCCATTCAAAAGTGTTAGAACTTGGAACGGGTTCAGGTTTTCAAACGGCCCTCCTCGCGGCTTTTTCGGACTCAGTTTATACCATAGAACGAATTGAGCCTTTATATGAACGGGCCAAAGAAAGGCTAAAAGAGGCTGGATTTTCGAACATTCATTTTAAGCTTGATGACGGAAGCACCGGTTGGGATGAACATGCGCCTTATGACCGCATTATGGTAACTGCAGCCGCTAGCGAAATTCCTCGTGAATTATTAGACCAATTAGCCCCCAGTGGAAAAATGATCATTCCAGTAGGAACACCACTTTATCAGGAACTGCTTCTAATAGAAAAAGATGAATTTGGGAAGATTCATCAAGATGCATTGGATAATGTAAGGTTTGTTCCATTGAAAGGAAAATATGAATGA